The DNA segment TCGCTGATGATCGAGCGGAGCGAGTTCTATGGGGTCGCCGCCCTGCTCGACGGTGACCTGGTCGGATCGAATTTTCTTTCGATCATGGACGAGGTCGCAGGGATTGGCCCCATCACGGTAGAGGTGCCCCATCAGGGGAGGGGCATCGGTCGAGCCCTCATGGAAGATGTCATGCAATACGCCACCGCGCACAACATCGCTCGCGTGCGCTTGTTCCAGGAGGCCTTTAACATGGCCTCGCTCTCCCTCTATGCCTCGCTTGGCTTCCAGGTTCGAGACGCCGCCGCGGTCCTGGAAGCGAGGCCGGCGGACCACCCCGATGTGAGCGTACGCCAGGCATGTGCGGATGATCTCGATTCGATTGAGGCTCTCGGTCGAAAGATCTACAAGGTGGGGCGGCGGCACGAGGTCGGACTGACGATCGAGCTCGGCTTTGGCACGCTCGTTCGCGAACGACGCGACCGGATCGTCGGTTACTTCACGCCCGGTCTTTTTGGCCACGGCGTGGCGGAAACGGAAGAGGACGCCGTGGCGCTGGTCGGTGACGCGGCACGCCGATCGTCGGCGGGGGACTCGCGCTTCTTCTGTCCGTTGAGCCAGAGCGGCCTCTATCGTCGACTGCTCCAATCCGGGTGCCGGACGCTCGAGGTCATGAACATGATGACGCTTGGGCCCTACGATCCGCCCGACGCGACCTGGCTCCCGTCCGTCCTGTACTG comes from the Chloroflexota bacterium genome and includes:
- a CDS encoding GNAT family N-acetyltransferase, which produces MHLDLVPAAPVHANELGRICYEAFKDVSDAHGFRTSFASAGIARGLLSLMIERSEFYGVAALLDGDLVGSNFLSIMDEVAGIGPITVEVPHQGRGIGRALMEDVMQYATAHNIARVRLFQEAFNMASLSLYASLGFQVRDAAAVLEARPADHPDVSVRQACADDLDSIEALGRKIYKVGRRHEVGLTIELGFGTLVRERRDRIVGYFTPGLFGHGVAETEEDAVALVGDAARRSSAGDSRFFCPLSQSGLYRRLLQSGCRTLEVMNMMTLGPYDPPDATWLPSVLY